Within the Solwaraspora sp. WMMA2056 genome, the region TCCGCGAAGCGGCCCGCCCCGCCCCGCCACCTCGGCCGGGTGAGCCGGACGTCGTCGATCTGGACATCAACTCCCCGACCGGGCGCCGCGGCCACCTACGGGTGATCCCACCACGGCCCTGACCCGCGCACTCGCGCCGGCGGCGCTCAGCTGCTGGTCAGCTCAGTTGCCGATCAGCCGGTTCAGCAGCGCCGCCCGCCGCGACGGCCGTCCCGACCGTGCCTCCGCCGCGTCGGCGCTGCCCATCAGCCGTACGCTGGCGTTGACCCCGAGCCAGCGCAGCGGCTCCGGCTCCCAACGCGGCGAGCGGTGCCCCACCCAGGGCAGCGCGGTCAGCTCACTGTCGGCGTCCAGGATCAGGTCGGCCAGCGTACGGCCGGCCAGGTTGGCCAGCCCCACGCCGTCGCCGACGTAGCCGCCGGCCCAGGCCAGCCCGGTCGACCGGGCCAGCCCCACCGACGCCGCCCAGTCCCGGGCGACGCCCAACGGCCCACCCCAGGCGTGGGTGAGCGCGACGTCCTCGCCGAGCGCCGGGAACAGCTCACCCAGGGTCCGCCGCAGCGCGCGGAACACCCGTGGGTCGCGGTCGAACTCCGGGCGGACCCGGGACCGGAAATGGTACGGCGCGCCGCGCCCGCCGAACGCCAGCCGCCCGTCAGCGGTGCGCTGGCCGTAGATGATCAGGTGCCGGAAGTCGCTGAACGTCTCCCGTTCGGCCAGCCCGATGCGGTCCCACGTCTCGTCGGGCAGCGGCTCGGTGGCGATCATCAACGAGTAGACCGGGGTGATCGCGCGCCGCAGGCCGGGCAGCGCCGGGGTGTAGCCCTCGGTGGCCCGGACCACCACCGGTGCGCGGACCGTCCCGGTCGGCGTTGCGGCCATCCCGGGGCCGTACGCCGTCACCGGGGTCCGTTCGTGGAGTGTCACGCCGTACCGCTGCACGGCTGCGGCGAGGCCACGCACGAGCCGGGCCGGGTGGATCGCGGCGCAGTGCGGGGTGTAGGTGCCCCCAAGCACCCCGTCGGCGGCACACCGGGCGGTGGCGGCGTCGGCGCTTAGCAGGGTCAGGTCGGCGTCGGATCCGCCGTAAACGTGGGCCTCGGCGACCGCTGCCTCGGCCCGGCGTAGCTGGGCCGGGGTACGGGCGAGTGTGACGGTGCCGCCCTGGCGCCAGTGGCAGTCGATGCCCTCGGCGGCGACGACCCGGCGCACCTCGCCGACGGTGGCGTACATGGCCTGCTGCATGGCCACCGCCCCGTCTCTGCCGTGGCGGCGGGCCAGCTCGGTCAGCGACGTCGGCAGCAGCGCCGAGCACCAGCCACCGTTGCGCCCCGAGGCACCGTACCCGGCGATCTCCTTCTCCAGCACCACGATCTGCAGCGTCGGGTCGGCCAGGGCCAGGTAATAGGCGGTCCACAGGCCGGTGTAGCCGGCCCCGATGATCACGACGTCGGCGATCCGGTCACCGTCCAGCGCCGGCCTCGGCGTGAGCTCGTCCTTCTCCACCGTGGACATCCAGTACGACACGTCCACCCGCCACCCTCCCCTCTTTCCCGACGATCTTGCAGTTATCGAGAAGATATGTCCACTTTGTCCAACGATAAGTGCAAGATCGTCGCGATCTTGGGGGGTGGTTGGCTGGGTCAGAGGCGCTGCCAGGCCTCGGTCAGCACCGCACGCAGGATCTGCTCGATCTCGTCGAACTGGGTCTGGTCGGCGATCAGCGGCGGGGCGAGCTGGATCACCGGATCTCCCCGGTCGTCGGCCCGGCAGTACAGCCCGGCGGCGAACAGCGCGCCGGAGAGGAACCCGCGCAGCAGCCGCTCCGATTCGGCGTCGTCGAAGCTCGTCCGGGTGGCCCTGTCCTTGACCAGCTCGATGCCGTAGAAGTACCCGTCGCCCCGGATGTCACCGACGATCGGCAGGTCGTATAGCTTCTCCAGCGAGCCCCGGAAAGCGCTTTCGTTGGCCCGTACGTGCCCGGTCAGCTCCTCCCGGGCGAAGATCTCCAGGTTGGCCAGCGCCACCGCGCAGGAGACCGGATGTCCGCCGAAGGTGATCCCGTGACCGAACGATTCGGTGCCGTGCAGGAACGGCTCGATCAGCCGGTCGGACGCGATCATCGCGCCGAGCGGGGAGTAGCCGGAGGTGAGTGCCTTGGCGGTGGTGATGATGTCCGGCTGGTAGCCGTACCGCTGGGCGCCGAAGTACTCGCCGAGCCGGCCCCACGAGCAGATCACCTCGTCGGAGACGAGCAGCACGTCGTACGCGTCGCAGATCTCGCGTACCCGCTCGAAGTAACCCGGCGGCGGCGGGAAGCAGCCGCCGGCGTTCTGCACCGGCTCCAGGAAGACGGCGGCGACGGTCTCCGGGCCTTCGCGTTCGATCGCCCGGCCGATCTCGTCGGCCGCCCACCGGCCGAACGCCACCGGGTCGTCGCCGTGCTCCGGCGCCCGGTAGAAGTTGGTGTTCGGCACCTTGATCCCGCCCGGGACCAGCGGCTCGAAGTCGGCCTTGATGCCGGGCAGCCCGGTGATCGCCAGCGCCCCCATCGTGGTGCCGTGGTAGGCGATGTCCCGGCTGACCACCTTGTGCTTGGTGGGCTTGCCGACCCGCTTGAAGTAGGCGCGGGCCAGCTTCCACGCCGACTCCACCGCCTCGGAGCCGCCGGTGGTGAAGAAGACCCGGTTGAGGTCGCCGGGGGCGAGCGCGGCGATCCGTTCGGCCAGCTCGATCGCAGTCGGGTGGGCGTACGACCAGATCGGGAAGTACGCCAGCTCGCTGGCCTGCTTCGCGGCGGCCTCGGCCAGCTCGGTGCGCCCGTGGCCGGCGTTGACCACGAACAGCCCGGCCAGCCCGTCCAGCAGCCGGCGTCCCTCGCTGTCCCAGACGTACGCGCCGTCGCCGCGCACGATGGTCGGCACCGGGGCGTCCCGGTAGCTGGACATCCGGGTGAAGTGCAGCCAGAGGTGGTCGGTCGGGTTGCCCATGTCGTGGCCCCATCGCGTCGGTCGCACCGGCGCTCGCACAGCGCCGTCCTGGCTACGGTTATCGCACAGATGCGCCGCTCGCTGCAAGGTTCACGAGATCAACACCGGCATTCGGCCACGATTTGAGCAATCCTGGCCAGTTGTAACGACGAAATCCGCATCACGGACCGAGTCGCCCAAGCGGTGCCGCTCGATGACATTTCGCGGTCCGCCCGACCACACCAACTCCGGCAACACCTTGATCAACGCGGGGGACGTGTCAAGGACGTTTCGTGAGACGTTCTGATCCGCCGTCGGACGTCCCGAACCGACCCACCGCGGCGCCCCCACCGCCGCCGGATTTCTCCGTAGGGTCGATCGTGAATTGCCGATGTGGACGCCATGTGTGAGGTGCGCGGATGAACGAGGTGCTGCGGGTCGCGCTGGCCCGGTCCGGACACACCGTCGAGTCGCTGGCCGAGCGGGTCCAGGTCGACCCGAAGTCGGTGAGCCGCTGGATCGCCAAGGGGCGGGTGCCGCATCCGCGCAACCGGCACCTGACGGCGGTGGCGCTCGGCGTGGACCCCGCCAAGCTGTGGCCGGACCCGTACCGGCAACGGGGCAAGGCCTGGTTCCGGCCGTGGGAGGAGATCGAGCGGGAGGCGGTCGCGCTGCGCTCGTACGAACCGCTCGTCGTGCCCGGCCTGCTGCAGACCGAGGGGTACGCGCGGGCGATGCTGCACGTCGGCGGGGTGAACACCGCCGATGAGGTGGAGCGGATCGTACTTACCCGACTGGAGCGTCAGACGATTTTGACCGGGCCACGTCCGCCGTTCCTGGTGGCGGTGATCGACGAGGTGGTGCTGCGTCGCCTGGTCGCCGACCGGGCAGTGATGCACGATCAGTTGCGGCACCTGATCGCGTTGACCGAGCGCCACCCGCACGTGCAGATCCGGGTGATCCCGGCGAGCGTGCCCTGGCACACCGGGCTGGCCGGCCCGTTCGCGCTCGCCCGGCTCGCCGACGAACACGAGTTCGCCTACCTGGACAACCAGTTGCGCGGCGAGATCCACGCCGCGCACGACGACATTGCCACGCTGGGCCGGCGGTGGGACAGTGTCAGCGGGGAGGCACTCCCGCGCGAGGCATCGATCGACCTGATCAAGGAAGTGGCGCAATCATGGACCTGACCGGCGCCCGGTGGCGTACGTCTACCCGAAGCAGCAACAACGGCGGAAACTGTGTCGAGGTGGCGGACAACCTGCCGGGGCGGGTGCTGGTCCGCGACTCCAAGGACCGGGCCGGCGGTGTGCTCACCTTCGACCCGGCCGCTTGGCGGACCTTCGTCACCACCGCCACAAGCGCCGGGATCGTCAACAAAAACTGAGCTACGGTGCTTCAGGGTGTCCACCTGCAGACGTCGAGGCCGCACTACTCGCTGGCTTGGATGACCGACCCTTCATCCGTGGTATAGCTGAGAGTGAGCCGCCTGATAGCGTTCGGTAACCACATCTAGACCGACGGTCCGCGTCGTCGGACACCCTGCACGTCCGTGGCTGCCAGCGTCGCAGGAAATTTTTTGCAGTTTTCTGATCCGTGATGCAACCAAATCGGTGGCTGTGGTGTCCTTGGGCTATGGCCCAGTGGGAAGCGCCAGAAACCTTTGCTGACTTCGTGCGGTCCCGGCATGGCGAGTTGCTGCGCTTCGCGTACGCGCTTACCGGTGACCGGCATGCCGCAGAGGACTTGGTCCAGGATGCCCTCGAACGAGCTGGAATATCCTGGCGGCGGATTCTACGCAAGGACGACCCGGAGGGGTATGTGCGTCGGATCATCATCAACCGGAACTTAAACAGGGTTCGATCTCTGGGGCGCGAGCGTATCGTCGCCGATGTGCCGGACTACGGGTGCGCCCCGAGAGAACCGGTAGATGAACAAGTTTGGCGTATGCTGGCCGAACTCCCTCGCCAGCAGCGTACCGTTCTGGTGCTGCGGTTCTTCCTCGATCTGTCCGAGTCGCAGGTAGCGGAGATGCTTGGCTGCTCGGTCGGCACTGTGAAGAGCAACTCCTCGCGGGCGCTGGCAAAACTGCGAGCGATTTTGCGAGCGCTAGATTCTACTGTGAGGAGTGACGAAAAGGTGAACATTGAAGATCGCTTGCGACGTCTCTTGACTGACAACTTGCCCGACGTGCCTACCTGGTCAGACCCAGTCGGTCGAATTGGCGACGGGGTCACCCGGCGCCGTCGGCGGCGCCGGATCGCCTCTGCGGCGCTGGCCATCTCGGTCATCATGCTTACCAGCGTAGGCGTAGCGCAGGTCTCAGCGAGTAGGACAGATCACACTCTTCGTCCGGGTGATTCGGACGTCGTACCATGGCAGCAAAAGCCGGTGAACTCAGTGACGGTTATCCGCCGAGAACCAAGGCCGGATAGCCGACCCTGCAATCCGTCTGATCTGACCAGGAGCGCCTGGACCGAGGCTACCGAGCCGGGCGTTGTAACTCTCCTGGTTGCCAACAACAGCGACACCCGTTGCACTTTGCGGGGTACGGCCATGCTGACGGGGCTCGAACAGCAATCTAGCGCACGCCGGCAGATTGAGGCCAGGGCGCTAGTTGCTGAGCCGGAACCGCTGGGCCAGCATCCGGCCACTATCGACCCGGGTGAGCCAGCACGGATTGATCTCAGGGTCTCGGATCGATGCTCGGATCCGGCCGCGTCCGTAGTTAGGTATCTGGATGTCGAGATTGTTACCCTGGGGCGCTCAATTCCGGTCGCGCAGCTGGAGCTGCCAGGTACCTGCCCGGTGGAGATCGGCCAGTGGTACGTGCTTCCTCCTCCGCTGTACACACCGTTTGTGAGCGCCTCGATCGAGGCGCCGAAGGCGGTGCAGCGTGGCACTCAGTTGACGTATGTGGTTACTCTACGCAACGAGTCTGGAAATGCTCTACCGCTGTCCCCATGCCCCATCACCGTTCAGCAGATCAGCGGACAAACCTCAAAGAATCTGCTCAACTGCACGGACGAGACCCTTGGTGCGCATCAGTCCCGCCGGTTCGAGATGCAAATGTGGATACCGGCGGATACCCAGCTGGGCCAAAACAGGCTTAGTTGGATGGCGGTCATGGGCGACGGCCGCGTCACGGTTGCTGATTTGGCCACAGGTGGCACCCCGCTCGTCGTCGAGGAGTGACCCAGCCCCTGCTTAGAGTAGTGATTGAAGTCACTGTCGGATTTTGGACCTTTGGTGGCTGGGGTGTGTTGGCCCAAGCTGACCTACGAGACTTCGGGTGGAGTCATCACTCGCTGCCATCTTCGTTGGTGCCACGCCTCGTTGCATCGAGGAAAGTTGATATCCTCTGAGTGTCGGCCTTGACCGGCTTGGCCGACTCGGCGCTCCTGCTGGAGCGGCGGATCCCCTGGGGAGGGACATGCGCATGTATCAGAGCCTACCGCTCACTGACCGCTTGGCGGCCGCGTGTACGGCAGCAGTTGTTGGTGTTTCGGGCGTGCTGATCGCGTTGCCGGCGCAGGCTGCGCCCGCCGCGACAGAAGTGGCTGACGCTCGGGTGGTCACGTTCGATCGGGCAGAGTTGAGGGCCGTGACTCGGGCGGTCAGCGGAGTGGGCGGCAGCGGGCGGACGGACTCGGTCGATGACTCACTGCGCCAGCGCGTCAAGGAGCACATCGAGGATGCGGTGCGGGCAGGTCGTCTCGTGGACGAGCGGCGGCTGATGTCTGCGAGCATCGCGGACCCGTATAACCGGGGCCGACGGATCAACATGATCTGGGATGGCGAGAAAGGCCCGGACCGTGTCACCTACGCAAGTATGGGGGAGAGTCCGGAGTCCGGCATGGCGGCCGCGTTGGGCGTCCAATGGGGCGGTGAAGACGCCGCCGAGGCGCCGATGACCAAGTCCGCGCGTGTAACGGGCGGATCTGGCTATGGTGCCGGGTTCAACGTTACTGGGATGCGCAACGCGGACAGCAACTGTGCAACGACGTGGTTCACATCTGGTTGGAATTCGTCTAGGGATCACAAAATCGTCTCGTGCTACGAGGACTGGGAGCAGGACGGAACGGTTCATTACGTATACAACCGCTGGGCGCTATGGACGCCGGCTCCAGCGCCATGGCCGTATACTACC harbors:
- a CDS encoding aspartate aminotransferase family protein — protein: MGNPTDHLWLHFTRMSSYRDAPVPTIVRGDGAYVWDSEGRRLLDGLAGLFVVNAGHGRTELAEAAAKQASELAYFPIWSYAHPTAIELAERIAALAPGDLNRVFFTTGGSEAVESAWKLARAYFKRVGKPTKHKVVSRDIAYHGTTMGALAITGLPGIKADFEPLVPGGIKVPNTNFYRAPEHGDDPVAFGRWAADEIGRAIEREGPETVAAVFLEPVQNAGGCFPPPPGYFERVREICDAYDVLLVSDEVICSWGRLGEYFGAQRYGYQPDIITTAKALTSGYSPLGAMIASDRLIEPFLHGTESFGHGITFGGHPVSCAVALANLEIFAREELTGHVRANESAFRGSLEKLYDLPIVGDIRGDGYFYGIELVKDRATRTSFDDAESERLLRGFLSGALFAAGLYCRADDRGDPVIQLAPPLIADQTQFDEIEQILRAVLTEAWQRL
- a CDS encoding FAD-dependent oxidoreductase; its protein translation is MSTVEKDELTPRPALDGDRIADVVIIGAGYTGLWTAYYLALADPTLQIVVLEKEIAGYGASGRNGGWCSALLPTSLTELARRHGRDGAVAMQQAMYATVGEVRRVVAAEGIDCHWRQGGTVTLARTPAQLRRAEAAVAEAHVYGGSDADLTLLSADAATARCAADGVLGGTYTPHCAAIHPARLVRGLAAAVQRYGVTLHERTPVTAYGPGMAATPTGTVRAPVVVRATEGYTPALPGLRRAITPVYSLMIATEPLPDETWDRIGLAERETFSDFRHLIIYGQRTADGRLAFGGRGAPYHFRSRVRPEFDRDPRVFRALRRTLGELFPALGEDVALTHAWGGPLGVARDWAASVGLARSTGLAWAGGYVGDGVGLANLAGRTLADLILDADSELTALPWVGHRSPRWEPEPLRWLGVNASVRLMGSADAAEARSGRPSRRAALLNRLIGN
- a CDS encoding DUF397 domain-containing protein; amino-acid sequence: MDLTGARWRTSTRSSNNGGNCVEVADNLPGRVLVRDSKDRAGGVLTFDPAAWRTFVTTATSAGIVNKN
- a CDS encoding helix-turn-helix transcriptional regulator, which gives rise to MNEVLRVALARSGHTVESLAERVQVDPKSVSRWIAKGRVPHPRNRHLTAVALGVDPAKLWPDPYRQRGKAWFRPWEEIEREAVALRSYEPLVVPGLLQTEGYARAMLHVGGVNTADEVERIVLTRLERQTILTGPRPPFLVAVIDEVVLRRLVADRAVMHDQLRHLIALTERHPHVQIRVIPASVPWHTGLAGPFALARLADEHEFAYLDNQLRGEIHAAHDDIATLGRRWDSVSGEALPREASIDLIKEVAQSWT
- a CDS encoding SigE family RNA polymerase sigma factor, producing MAQWEAPETFADFVRSRHGELLRFAYALTGDRHAAEDLVQDALERAGISWRRILRKDDPEGYVRRIIINRNLNRVRSLGRERIVADVPDYGCAPREPVDEQVWRMLAELPRQQRTVLVLRFFLDLSESQVAEMLGCSVGTVKSNSSRALAKLRAILRALDSTVRSDEKVNIEDRLRRLLTDNLPDVPTWSDPVGRIGDGVTRRRRRRRIASAALAISVIMLTSVGVAQVSASRTDHTLRPGDSDVVPWQQKPVNSVTVIRREPRPDSRPCNPSDLTRSAWTEATEPGVVTLLVANNSDTRCTLRGTAMLTGLEQQSSARRQIEARALVAEPEPLGQHPATIDPGEPARIDLRVSDRCSDPAASVVRYLDVEIVTLGRSIPVAQLELPGTCPVEIGQWYVLPPPLYTPFVSASIEAPKAVQRGTQLTYVVTLRNESGNALPLSPCPITVQQISGQTSKNLLNCTDETLGAHQSRRFEMQMWIPADTQLGQNRLSWMAVMGDGRVTVADLATGGTPLVVEE